The following nucleotide sequence is from Oenanthe melanoleuca isolate GR-GAL-2019-014 chromosome 5, OMel1.0, whole genome shotgun sequence.
caagttttttccattttacctCTGAGGAAGTTCTTCCCGAACCCGtaggtgggaggggaggagattttgggggtttgttttgggggcAGAGCTCCTTTGGAGATTTTCCCCTAATTTCTCCTAAACTGGGACAACCCTCAACCTCTTCCTCTTTACCCCAGCCATGCTAACTTCCAGCACAATCCTCTTCATTAAGGTTAACTGTGGTTCCCATGAGCTACAACCCAAGAGACCTGACATCGTTATCCTCCTCACTGTGCTCTCCGTCCTCCTCTTTGCTCTCCCACTCAGCCTCTGCAATTTCCTGAAGCAGCTCAATTACATCGTTCTGTCCTCCAAGGTTGTATTGCTGCTCAcctgcatccacagcagcaccaaaccCATCATCTAATTATTggtggggagctgctggagacacTGCTCCATGCTGTCCCTAAGGAAGGCTCTCCACAGGGTGTTTGGGGAGCTGAAAGAAAACCCTGCCTGCAGCAATGATGCTGCTATGGACACAGGGGTCTGAGCCTGTTGatcccttcccctgctctgctgaaggacCCTGGGACAGTGGCTCTGGGTTTCCTTGAGTCACCTGAGCTAGGAACTCTCCCATTTGCTCCACTCAGAGGATCCTTGAAGGCTGACAGCTCCTGGGCCAACTCTCCCACTCCTCAAGGCTCAACTCTTCACCTGGTGAGGAGCTGCAAACGCATCCAGGGTGAGCCTTTCACTGTCTTTGAGGGGGATTTTGCACAGGGACCTTGCAGTGACTGTCTGAGTCCACACACGTGTCATATTTCCTGTTGCATTGACTGGATTTTCtttgtaaagattttttcccTTGGTGTGCCTGTGCAGTCAGGGCTGGAGTGAACCTGGCCACTGAACTCCGTTGTGCTGACGCTTGATATTAAATCTGGTTTTTCACTGATCCCCTTGGCGGTGATATTTTCATGGATCTCAAACACTCCTTTGGAACACTCCCGCGGTGGAATCCcgcaggagaagggagcaggggcaTGTGGGAGGAATGCTCTGAGTGGAGCACACGGGAGCAggattttcctcctccctcccggGTGCTAGAACACCATggccaggaggggcagggacactgccgGCAGTCCCGGGtggagcggggcaggagccgggctgctggaggagatgccCCGGGGAAGGAGGGGCCTGGGTGTCGTAGGGGTCTGGAGAGGTGAAAACAAAGTCGGAGCGGGTCTGCATGCTGCcgatcccaaatctccccactGGAGGACAGCAGAGCCCGGCAGACGGTGCTCGGAGCAGAGAAGCCGCCGCCGGTCGGGAAACCTGCGGGATGGGAGAGGATGCGGGGAGGATGGAGAGCGGGGAgggggagcggggatggggatgagatgggatgggacaggcaCCAGGAAAGAGGAGCCGAGGTGAGGATGGGATTGGGATAGAGCGAGGAAGCTCAGCTGAGCGTCCTTGGGCCAAGGGGAGGTTTTGGCAATGATCCCGGAGCTCTTCCCAGAATGCGAAACGATTCTGACaagcagccaggctgcattACCAGtactgccagcactgccagcactgccagcgCTGCCGGcattccagtgccaccagcaccaccagcatctccctgctgctgcagggacaatGACCgctcagggaagaaaaaagaggaatgCTAAACATCTGTCAGGAGAGGAAAGGCATTTGGACAATGGGTCATTGTGCAGGGAAGTGGAGTGTTTCTCATCAAGAAGAAATGAGCAGCCAATTGCAAAATTTTGTCTGTGGAGCATCTGGCAAAAACCACTTCCGTagtggacaaaaaaaaaacaaaagaaaaaagtcataaCAAATTACTCCACAGAAGTGGAGCTCTGACGTAGCCAAAGATGCAACTTCCGACTGCCCAATGACTGCACCAAGTCTTGGGGAGCAACACCAGGATAGGGCATGGACAGCAGCTGGTACAACAGAACTGGGGAGCTCCTGGTGATCTGAAcactttctccttcttcatGCTACTGACCAGAGGGGATCCACTTTAGGATATTGACCCCAAAGATGCAAGAGCTACCAGGAAGCACCACTGAGCTGCACAGacccccttttcctgctgctgccccacggTGAACAGGTCAGtggaatgttttctttcctccctcccccaccttcctctcctccagcagctgctctgttcctgccacCCTCTCCTGGTGACCAAAGTGTCCTCCCCAGATCCCCCAccctctgccctgtgcttcCCTTCCTCATCCCCTGCTGAACATCCCAACCATGTcacctccctctcccaccccaccATTTCCAGCATTCTCCTCCCCTGCACATCTCACTCCTCCCCACCAAATCCTTCCCACTACAGGGAGCTGCTAAGCAACTGTGTCATCCCTTCCTGGATTCTCCAAGCACTGACTCCCGCCCACGCTGACCACAGCCTGGGGCTacatcccactgcctgcccagtgTCCATCCATGGAGGTGACCACcgtgtccccatctcctgcctcacCCACTGAAGGAGACGATCTCTGTGAGATAGATGTCATTGATGTGGCTGTGGATGGTGTCACACTGCTCATCTGCCTCTGTGGGCTGGGTGGAAATGGGGCTGTCCTCTGCTTTCTCCAAAGGAATCCTAAAACCTTATACATCCTCAACCTGGCCTTCGCCAACTTCGCTTTCCTCCACTTTGcgctcccctcctccctgctctaCCTGCTGGAGGACGCGTCCTGCTCCATTGTCGTGTCCCTGACGTACCTGAGgtcccttctcctgctgtccctgttctccTACAACCTGGGACTGTACCTGCTGACAGCCATCAGCATTGACAGGTGCACATCCATCCTCTGCCCACTCTGGCACCGCTGCCGCCGTCCCCAGCGCCTGTCCTGGGTggtgtgtgccctgctctgggcactctcCATCGCTGTCATTGTCACAGTtacttccctgtgcctgtcacaggagcaccagcactgccaggtgtcCCTCATCTCCATGTACACCCTCAACCTGTTCCTCTTTACCCCAGCCATGCTCATTTCCAGCACAATCCTCTTCATTAAGGTCAAGTGCGGCTCCCATGAGCGACAACCCAAGAGACTCGACATTGTTATTTTCCTCCTTgtgctcttcttcctcctctttgctctccccctcagcctctccaacttcctgcagcagcttgaTTACACGGTTGTGTCCTCCCAGGTTGTTTTCCTGCTCACCTGCATCCACAGCACCATCAACCCCTTCATCTActtcctggcagggagctgctggagccgcTGCTCCGTGGGGTCCCTCCGGCTCTCCCTCCAGAGGCTCTTTGAGGAGCCAGAAGAAAGCAATGCCCATGGCATTGATCCTGACATGGACACAGCTGTCCCAGCTTGCTGATCCcttccactgctctgctgaaggaCCCCGGGACAGTGTCTGAGGGCTTCCTCGAGTCATTTGATTAATAAATAGCCGTGGTATCACCCTCCCTGTGGTGCTGTaatcctgcaggagaagggagcaggggcagtACCAAGGGCAGTGTgggagggatgctctgcagggagcacgGCTTTCCTCCTCTCTCATGGGTCCTAGAACACTATTCCCCAAAAGGGGTCATGCCTCACAGCGCTGTGATCCCAAAAGTCCCCCTGGCACCTGGTTCCTGCATCCCACTGCGGTCTGAGATCAATAAACGGCATCGTGAACCCCGAGCTGCCTTTGCCCCCTCTGCCAGCGCTCCCCGGGTTCCCCAGGCtactgctgccagccaggaatGTGGCTGGAGGAAGGGGACACATCCGTGGGTTGTGCTACCTGGAGCAACCACGATCCcgagtgcccagagctgggctggcaccagcacagccagcagggacaggacggcccaggggctcagcattcccacctggctgctcccagagtGCCACAGCAGAGATCTGCCCCAAGgcctttaatttttaagtttgtGAGTCGGGTACAAAAGACTTTCTGCATTCAGGaattcttcctctcctctgccttcagctgctccctcagcGGGCTTGGATGGTGcagcagcaaggacaggagGAGGCTGCGGTCCTCAGCACGGCcacccccagccaggagcagggtgaCATCTGTGTTTGTCACCACGGGCTCCAAGGGGCATCACTCGCCtccctgtgcttttcctgaGGTCACCAGCCCCACCACATCCCACACCTTTCCTTCAGCCCCACCACATCCCACACCTTCCCACTACGTCCAACGCCTGCCCACAATCCCGCCATGTCCCAAACCCACCCACAACCTCCCATCCCGCTCCCCATCTCAGCCCACCCACCTCCCgtccttcccatccctcccagccccgtgCCTGACGCTCCAGTCCCTCCCCATGGGATGCTCCCCCCAGGATGCCCCATGCGGTTTTCGGGGACTGTTTCTCTGGGAGATTCTCCTCCAGAGCAGCTTCACCCGTGGTGTCCCGCCCCCCCAGCCTCCCTTGGAGAGGGATAAGAGGCGACAGCGGGATGTATCCAGGAGCTTTTATTGGGGCGGAGGAGCGAGGAATGGCCAGGAGCGGGGCACTGCCGGGGATACCGGgaggagcggggcaggagcggggctgTCAGGGAGGAAGGCGGCCCCAGGGGGGGATCGGGCACCTAAGAGTGGAACGGGAAGGGTCTGGGTGCCGGcaatcccaaatattcccatcggagggcagcacagcccgacgGCCGCGCTCCGGGTGGAACGGACGCCAGCTGGGAAACCTGCGGGACGAAAAGGATGGGACGAAAaggacgggacgggacgggacgggacgggacgggatgggatgggatgggatgggatgggatgggatgggatgggatgggatgggatgggatgggatgggatgggatgggatgggatgggatgggatgggatgggatgggatgggatgggatgggatgggatgggatgggatgagatgggaaaTTGGGATGGGATAATGTGATATGgggatattgggatgggatgggatgggatgggatgggatgggatgggatgggatgggatgggatgggatgggatgggatgggatagggagagggatgggatgggatgggatgggatggagaatGGAGCGGAGGTAGGGATGGGAAGCAGCATGGGAATGGGATGGCGACAGGCAACAGTGAGCCGGAGCAGAGATGAGGTTTAGGGGTACAACTGGGGTGGGAATGCGGGTGGTATAAGGAGGAAATAGGGATAGGGATagtgatgggacagggacagggacagggacagggacagggacagggatagggatagggatagggatagggatagggatagggatagggatagggatagggatagggatagggataggggTAGgtacagggatggggatggggatggggatggggatggggatggggatggggatggggatggggatggggatggggatggggatggggatggggatggggatgggaatggggatgaaCACAACATCAtggatcagtgggatgggaaaagCTATGGGATGCGTCCTgacacacagctgcaggaggatgatCTGCAGGCCTGGCTGGGAGCAATGATGGGCAGCTGAGCATGAAGGCAGCATGGGCAGCACGGCCAGAGAGACCACAGTGACCTCTCAGCTGGAGACTGTGGTGATCCCTGTCTCCTCAAAGACCCTCCGGAAGGCGACCTGGAGGGATGTGACAGAGCAGTGCCTCCAGCCGCTCCCCACCAAGAAGTAGATGAAGGGGTTGATGCTGCTGTTGATGCAGGCAAGCAGGAAAACCACCTGGGAGTACTCAAATATGTAATCGAGCTGCTGAAAGGAATTCCAGAGGCTGAGGGGCAGTCCAAAGATGAGGAAGAAGAGCACAGTGAGGAAGATAACAATGTAGAGCCTCTTAGGCTGACGTCTCTTGGAGCCACACAGGACCTTGATGAAGAGGATCACATTGGAGATTACCATGGGTGGAGCAAAGATGAGAAAGTTGAGGGCATACATGGAGATGAGAGCCACCTGGCAATGCTCATGGTCCTgtgacaggcacagggaggtcACCACCACCATGACAGTGATGgagagtgcccagagcagggcacacaccACCCAGGACAGGCGCTGGGGACGGCGGCAGCGGTACCAGAGGGGGAAGAGAATCGAGCTGCACCTCTCGATGCTGATGGCTGTCAGCAGGTACAGCCCCATGTTGTAggagaacagggacagcaggagaagggacCTCAGGTGCTTCAGGGACACGACAGTGGAGCAGGACACATCATACATCAGGAAGAGCACGGAGGAGGGGACtatgaggaagaggaaggtgaaGTCGGCCACAGCCAGGTTGAGGACGTAGACGGTGATGGGGTTACTGTGGATGTGGAATCCAAGGAGCCAGAGGACAGCCCCATTCCCAACCAGCCCACAGAAGCAGATGAACAGCGTGACACCGTCTATGGCCACATCGGTGACATTGATCCCACAGGAATCTTCTCCTTTGCGGTCCATCACAGGAGATGAGGGAGGTGGGGAGGTCAGGCTCAGCTCCATGGTGGAGGGTGGGATGTGGTCCCCAGCTGtggtcagagcagaggggaattAGTGGGACCCCAGAGGATCCCATGACAGGGGGAGGGGTCCTGGCggggtggcacagcagggctggggacagggggaccgTGGGATATCCAGGGGTGAGGTGAGGGCGGAGGGAGGGTTGGATCAATTCAGTCATCCCGATTGAGGACAGCCACAGGAGCGGtgagaggggatttggggacatccAGGGAGACACAAGCAGTACCCAGGGCTGGACTCTGGTCCCAACCCCCTACCTTTCCTTGGGGCCAACCTGTTGGTGTCTCCGAGCAGGGCACGCTCCTTCCCTCCGGTGCTCAATCTTCTCCAGTGAGGAAAATCGGGGTATCCCGTCCTCAGAAGCTCCAAGCAGCCAATTTGTCCCCAGataaagcagctttttgggGCGTTTCTGCACAATCACGGATCAGGCACTGGGCAGTTGCACACAGGCTGCCTCTTCTCCCGTCAAAAGTCTGTTGGTCTTGCgggaaaggaaatgtttggTCCGAGCGAATACCCCAGAGGACgaacactgcagcagctgcatctcGCTGTGAAAGAATCTTGATGCTTTTACGATTCAACCTGATATCTCATTAGACTGGTAATTGCCACCTTCCTAATTGTTTGATGGTGCTCAagcctcctctccccatcctaCCCCGATGCTGGCATCCTTCTGAGATTGTTCATTACTGCGTGCATTTGCCTCCAGCCTCCCAGCGTGAGAAACCCTCTCTTCCAACTTCATCCT
It contains:
- the LOC130253449 gene encoding mas-related G-protein coupled receptor member H-like, producing MEVTTVSPSPASPTEGDDLCEIDVIDVAVDGVTLLICLCGLGGNGAVLCFLQRNPKTLYILNLAFANFAFLHFALPSSLLYLLEDASCSIVVSLTYLRSLLLLSLFSYNLGLYLLTAISIDRCTSILCPLWHRCRRPQRLSWVVCALLWALSIAVIVTVTSLCLSQEHQHCQVSLISMYTLNLFLFTPAMLISSTILFIKVKCGSHERQPKRLDIVIFLLVLFFLLFALPLSLSNFLQQLDYTVVSSQVVFLLTCIHSTINPFIYFLAGSCWSRCSVGSLRLSLQRLFEEPEESNAHGIDPDMDTAVPAC
- the LOC130253468 gene encoding mas-related G-protein coupled receptor member H-like, which encodes MELSLTSPPPSSPVMDRKGEDSCGINVTDVAIDGVTLFICFCGLVGNGAVLWLLGFHIHSNPITVYVLNLAVADFTFLFLIVPSSVLFLMYDVSCSTVVSLKHLRSLLLLSLFSYNMGLYLLTAISIERCSSILFPLWYRCRRPQRLSWVVCALLWALSITVMVVVTSLCLSQDHEHCQVALISMYALNFLIFAPPMVISNVILFIKVLCGSKRRQPKRLYIVIFLTVLFFLIFGLPLSLWNSFQQLDYIFEYSQVVFLLACINSSINPFIYFLVGSGWRHCSVTSLQVAFRRVFEETGITTVSS